In Gambusia affinis linkage group LG06, SWU_Gaff_1.0, whole genome shotgun sequence, one DNA window encodes the following:
- the LOC122833272 gene encoding ribonucleoside-diphosphate reductase large subunit produces MMFVVKRDGRQERVMFDKITSRIQKLCYGLNPDFVDPAQITMKVIQGLYSGVTTVELDTLAAEIAATLTTKHPDYAILAARIAVSNLHKETKKVFSEVMEDLFAYVNPLNKRHSPMISKETLDIVMENKDRLNSSIIYDRDFSYNFFGFKTLERSYLLKINGKVAERPQHMLMRVSVGIHGRDIDAAIETYNLLSEKWFTHASPTLFNAGTNRPQLSSCFLLAMKDDSIEGIYDTLKQCALISKSAGGIGVAVSCIRSTGSYIAGTNGNSNGLVPMLRVYNNTARYVDQGGNKRPGAFAMYLEPWHFDVFDFLELKKNTGKEEQRARDLFYALWIPDLFMKRVESNQDWSLMCPSECPGLDECWGEEFEKLYTKYEKEGRVKRVVKAQQLWYAIIESQTETGTPYMLYKDACNRKSNQQNLGTIKCSNLCTEVVEYTSKDEVAVCNLASLALNMYVTPERTFDFKKLASVTKVIVKNLNKIIDINFYPVPEAETSNKRHRPIGIGVQGLADAFILMRHPFESPEAQLLNIHIFETIYHAALEASCELAAECGPYETYEGSPVSKGILQYDMWEKTPTDLWDWKLLKEKIAKHGVRNSLLLAPMPTASTAQILGNNESIEAYTSNIYTRRVLSGEFQIVNPHLLKDLTERSLWNEEMKNKLIANNGSIQDISEIPDDLKQLYKTVWEISQKTVLKMAADRGAFIDQSQSLNIHIAEPNYGKLTSMHFYGWKQGLKTGMYYLRTKPAANPIQFTLNKEKLKEVQQSKASEQEIKERNKAAMVCSLENRDECLMCGS; encoded by the exons ATGATGTTCGTGGTCAAAAGAG atgggCGCCAGGAGCGCGTCATGTTTGATAAAATCACCTCCCGCATCCAGAAGCTTTGCTACGGCCTGAACCCGGACTTTGTGGATCCGGCTCAGATCACTATGAAGGTGATACAGGGCTTGTATAGTGGCGTCACCACTGTGGAGCTAGACACGCTAGCGGCAGAGATCGCGGCCACCCTGACGACCAAACACCCCGACTATGCCATCCTGGCCGCGAGGATTGCCGTCTCCAACCTGCATAAGGAGACCAAGAAGGTGTTCAGCGAAGTGATGGAGGACCTGTTCGCCTATGTCAACCCTCTGAACAAACGCCACTCTCCCATGATCTCCAAGGAGACACTCGACATCGTCATGGAAAACAAGGACCGCCTCAATTCCTCTATCATTTACGACAGAGATTTCTCCTACAACTTCTTCGGCTTCAAGACTCTGGAGCGTTCCTACCTGCTGAAGATCAACGGGAAAGTGGCCGAGCGACCACAGCACATGCTCATGAGGGTGTCGGTTGGGATCCACGGGCGAGACATCGACGCCGCCATCGAGACCTACAACCTCCTGTCGGAGAAGTGGTTCACCCACGCCTCTCCGACCCTCTTCAACGCCGGGACCAACCGGCCGCAGTTGTCCAGTTGCTTTCTGCTCGCCATGAAGGACGACAGCATCGAAGGCATCTACGACACCCTGAAGCAGTGCGCGCTCATTTCCAAGTCCGCTGGCGGGATCGGCGTGGCGGTGAGCTGCATTCGATCGACGGGAAGCTACATCGCAGGCACCAACGGCAACTCCAACGGGTTGGTGCCGATGCTGAGAGTTTACAACAACACCGCTCGCTACGTCGACCAGGGCGGCAACAAGAGGCCCGGGGCCTTCGCCATGTACCTAGAGCCGTGGCACTTCGACGTGTTCGACTTCCTGGAGCTGAAGAAGAACACAGGaaaggaggagcagagagcCAGAGACCTTTTCTACGCCTTGTGGATCCCTGACCTGTTCATGAAGAGAGTGGAGAGCAACCAGGACTGGTCCTTGATGTGTCCCAGCGAGTGTCCTGGGCTGGACGAGTGCTGGGGAGAGGAGTTCGAGAAGCTCTACACCAAATATGAGAAGGAAGGGAGGGTGAAGAGGGTGGTGAAGGCGCAGCAGCTCTGGTACGCCATCATTGAGTCCCAGACCGAAACCGGGACGCCCTACATGCTCTATAAGGATGCTTGTAACAGGAAGAGCAACCAGCAGAACCTGGGCACCATCAAGTGCAGCAACCTTTGCACGGAGGTGGTGGAGTACACCAGCAAGGATGAGGTGGCCGTCTGCAACCTGGCCTCCCTCGCCCTCAACATGTACGTCACGCCAGAGCGGACTTTCGACTTCAAGAAGCTGGCCTCCGTCACTAAGGTAATTGTGAAAAACCTCAACAAGATTATCGACATCAACTTCTACCCGGTTCCCGAAGCCGAGACTTCCAACAAGCGCCACAGGCCGATCGGGATCGGCGTCCAGGGTCTGGCCGACGCCTTCATCCTGATGAGGCACCCATTCGAAAGTCCTGAAGCTCAGCTGCTCAACATCCATATCTTTGAGACCATCTACCACGCCGCCCTGGAGGCCAGCTGTGAGCTCGCCGCAGAGTGCGGCCCCTACGAGACGTACGAGGGCTCGCCCGTCAGCAAGGGCATCCTCCAGTACGACATGTGGGAGAAGACGCCGACCGACCTGTGGGACTGGAAGCTGCTGAAGGAAAAGATCGCCAAACACGGCGTGAGGAACAGCCTGCTGCTGGCGCCCATGCCCACGGCGTCCACCGCCCAGATCCTGGGCAACAACGAGTCCATCGAGGCGTACACCAGCAACATCTACACCCGCCGGGTGCTGTCCGGAGAGTTCCAGATCGTCAACCCTCACCTCCTCAAGGACCTGACGGAGCGCAGCCTGTGGAACGAGGAGATGAAGAACAAGCTGATCGCAAACAACGGATCCATTCAG GACATCAGCGAGATCCCAGATGACCTGAAGCAGCTGTATAAAACCGTTTGGGAAATCTCCCAGAAGACCGTGCTGAAGATGGCGGCAGACCGTGGAGCCTTCATCGACCAGAGCCAGTCGCTGAACATCCACATCGCTGAGCCAAACTACGGAAAACTGACCAGCATGCACTTCTACGGCTGGAAGCAG GGTTTGAAGACGGGAATGTACTACCTGAGGACGAAGCCCGCTGCCAACCCCATCCAGTTCACCCTGAACAAGGAGAAGCTGAAGGAGGTGCAGCAGAGCAAGGCCTCAGAGCAGGAGATCAAGGAGAGGAACAAGGCAGCCATGGTTTGCTCTCTGGAGAACAGAGACGAGTGCCTCATGTGTGGCTCTTAG